In the genome of uncultured Sphaerochaeta sp., the window AGAGCTGTGCAAGCTCTACCTCTCCATGCAGTTGGAGCAACAGGACGTGCAGCTCTTCTTTGCTGACCAGCAGAAAGAGGAGCAGACACTCCTGTTCACCGTCATGGATGCCGAATCCCACGTGCTTGGTTCCGTCGAATGCGAGAGAGAGTTGTATACCCAACTCACCGAGACGGTGAAAGCCTTTGCTGTTCGCAAGGGCTATTTCACCAAGGTTGACCAAGCCTGGGCCTATCAGCAGATCAGAAACAGCGCTGACCAATGACCTTGTGGCACGTATCGCACTGATAGCAGATCTCATGCTCCATGACATCGCCCTTGACGTAGCTTGCAATGCTTGCAAGCGTAGTCCTGGAGATATTGCCCAAGGCCTCCCGCGTCAGGAACGCCTGATGGCTGGTAACCAGCACATTGGGCATGGAGATGAGCAGCATCAGGACATCGTCATCCAGGATGGTGGTTGACTTGTCCTCGTAGAACACCTCCCCTTCCTCCTCGTAGACATCTAGGGCAGCCGCTCCGATTTTCTTGCTTCTGACACCTTCCAGAAGCGCTTGGCTGTCCACCAAGGCCCCACGGCTGGTATTGATGAGCACCACCTGATCTTTCATCATGGCGATGCTTTCCCGGTTGATGATGTGCACAGTCTCTTCGGTCAGCGGGCAATGGAGGCTGATGATATCCGAATCCTTGCACAGCTGGTCAAAGCTGCAGTAAGTCACCCCGAGCTTGTCATCCGGATACGGATCGTAGGCCAACACCTGCATCCCAAAACCCTTGCAAATGTCAATGAAGACCCTTCCGATCTTCCCTGTTCCCACCACTCCGATGGTCTTGCCGTGAAGATCGAACCCGACCAATCCGTTGAGACTGAAGTTGAATTCACGGGTTCTCACATAACTGTGATGGGTGTGTCGGATACTGCTGAGCAAGAGTGCCATGGCGTGCTCTGCAACCGCATAGGGCGAGTAGGCAGGAACACGTACCACGTGTATCTTGCCGAATGCTGCCTTGAAGTCGATGTTGTTGTAGCCGGCACAACGCATGGCAAGCAGGCGAGTTCCCCCTGCATACAGGGTTTCAATGACCGCCTCGGTGATGCTGTCATTGACGAAAGCACATACCACCTCGTAGCCGGCGGCAAGGGCTGAGGTTTTCTCATTGAGCTTGGACTCAAAATAGACGATTTCAACATCGTACTCCGAGCACAAACGGTCGAACCATACCTTATCGTATGGTTTGGTATCGAAAAACGCGACGCGTGTCATGGTTATTTCTCCTTGATCGTCAGATCACCACTTCTTCGAGCACATCGATGAGGAGTTGGTAATCTCCATCAATGGCACTGATGTCAGCCTCCAGAAGCCTATCTGCGTCCACCAGCGACCAATCAATGTCGTAGCCGGCGTTCATGGAGAGCTGATAGAAGAACAGTCGTGCTGCCCTTCCATTTCCGTCCCTGAATGGGTGCAATGCCTCAACCTCACCCATATAGAAGGCGAGGTCATTGATGAAGGTCTCCCGATCCATCTGACAGAGGTACCGGTCCTTCCTCAGCCGGGTAAAGATATCCTCAGCTGCACTTTCAATGAATTCAGGGTTGCAAAAGACGGTCCGTTTTGCAGCAGTCGTAGTCCGTATTGTCCCTGCGGAGGGGTACACATCTCCGAACATCCGGCTGTGAATGGACTTCAGGTAGGCTAGATCGTAGGTGTTTTGTACTGAATCGGTAAGCATTTCCGCAGAACGAAGATTTGCCATATAGGCTTCGACCTTCCGAAGTTTCGTGCGTTCCTTGATGGAGAAGTAGTTCACCAAGGACGAAGTGTGTGGATAGCACGAGAACTCATCCTTGGGAGGGTGGTATACGGTGGAAAGACCATGCGTGTCGATATAGCGCTGGATCAACTCATCGGCTTCCACTTCTTCCTCAAGAATCGAGCGTATCGATTGGTCATCCTCTTCGGAGAACTCAAATCCCTCAGCCTCATGATTGAACTTGATATAGTCGATGCAAGCTTGCACTCGGCTTGTTTTCATAAAAACGCTGACCATCCTTTGCCTCAACGAGGCAATTGCTGTTTCTTTGACGGAAACCCATACCCTATCTTGGTCTATGATAGCCATACCAAAGATGGGAGGTCAAGGCACAGTGCGAAAAAAGAGCCCATTGCTGGGCTCCTTTTCTCCTCTATCCCGTTTTGTCAGAAAGAGAATCCCAAATACACGGTTCCTTCCACAAACTGTGGCCGTGCATCCTCGCTGAGGATGAAGCCATACTTGCCGCTTAGGCCCATGCTGAACGTCTTGTTGAACTTGTACTCCAACGAGCCCTTTGCAAAGGCACCAAAGAGGTACTTGTCCCCATCGGTGGTTGCAATACCCGGACCGTAGGTGAAGAAGGCTCCCGCACCCAGATCGAAGGATACCTTGCCCAGATCGATGTTGAGCATCGGGGCTGCCGAAATGGTGACAGCCTGAGTCAGCTTGGAGAACGGGGTGGCGAAATCGAAGTCAAGCACATCCGAAGCAGCTGCTCTCCATCCATAGGAAGAAAGCATGTACGGCGAATAGGCCAGATCGATGTCAACGCCCAGACCAAGGTTCTTGTTGAAGGTCATCAGGTTGTTCAGCTGGATACCCAGATTGCCCTGCAGGTTGTACCCGGTATACGCACCAATAGTCGGATTGGTGGAGTTGAAGGTGCCACCCAAGGTAATGGTGGTGTAGTATCGACTCTCCGCCTTCTGCTTGGCAGGCTCGGCCACTTCTGCTGCAACAGGCTGTTCCACTGCAGGTTCTGCCTCAACAACAGCTGCCGGCTCAGTCTCAGCCATCACAGGTTCGGCTTCTGCAACGACTGCAGGAAGCTCCTCGACGACTGGTTCAGCTTCTGGGGCAACCTCTTCAGCAACGATTTCTGCTTCCGGTGCAACTGCAGGCTCTGCCTCAGCTACCATACCTTCCTCGGCGGCGACTACCGGCTCTTCGGCCACTACAGGAGCTTCCGCCACAACGCTTGTCGGTTCCTCAACCGGGAACATCGGCTCAGCCACTGACAAGGCACTGCCACTGAAATACACACCATCATAGGATTGCTGGAGGTACAGGGTATGAGCCTGGGTTCCATCCAAGCCACGCTCTGTATAGCTGGTCACTGAGGAGTCGACAACAGTCCACTTATCTTCCTCCTCACCATCAATCTGATACCGGAAGGTGGTTACCATAGGATCTTCCAGAAGCCACTCCCATGTCACAACTACAGGAACTGCGAACAGGAAGGTAGGCAAAAGAATCAGGGCCGCCAGTACTGCGATGAATTTCCTTTTCATAATTTATCAAACTCCTCCATGTAGCTTCAAAGCGAGGCCACACCAATGCAAACATCACTTACAGGTCATGTCAATCATACACTTCTCGATTGATTATAACAAGCAAATGCGTACAGGGTAACCCCCTCTTCCCACCATGTTGCCACACATATGCCATATCAGTACGATAGGTTTCCATGAACACGATCAAGACATTGGCAGTTTTCTGCGGAAGCAGCGAGGGAAAAAACGGCATCTATGCCCAGGGCGCACAGGAACTGGGAAAAGCAATGTATGACAGAAATCTCTCCTTGGTCTATGGAGGGGGAAACCGCGGGCTGATGGGCCTTGTGGCGGAAAGCCTCCACACCCTTGGGGGAAAGGTCATCGGGGTGTTGCCTGAAGCGCTCAATCGCGCCGATGTACGGATACGCAAAGTAGAAAGCCAACTGATCATTGTCCCGGGCATGCATGAGCGCAAAGCACGTATGTATGAGCTTGCAGATGCCTTTGTCGCCCTTCCGGGCGGAATCGGGACCTTTGAGGAGATTCTTGAGGTCTATACCTGGTTGCAGCTGGGGTATCACCACAAGCCGGTTGCCCTGCTGAACCTGGGTGGCTTCTATGACAGCCTGCTCTCCTTCCTCAACCATAGCTGCAATGAGGGTTTTCTGCAGAAAGAACTGCTCTCCGCCCTCATCGTGGAAACAGAGGTGGAGAAGTTGCTCTCCCATCTGGAACATTGGGAGGCAAATCTCCCCGACAAGCTGGGGTCACACCAGTAGAAAAAGGAAGGGAATGGGACTATGCTTTTCCCATGACCAAACGCCAGTATCATTTGCTTGAACTCTTCTACATTACGACAGGGTCGTTTCTCACCGCCCTGGGCATCGCCCTCTTCTCCTCCCCTGCCAAGATTGCGAGCGGAGGGGTGAGCGGCATCGCAATCATCCTCTACCACACCCTTGGCCTGGATACCGGTCTTTCCATCCTCATCCTCTCAGTCCCACTCTTTCTCCTGGGGGTTGCCATCTTCGGCAGGCAGTATGGGGCCAAGTCGCTTGCGGGGACACTCCTGCTCTCCCTCTTCACCAGCTTGCTCAATGCCTGGGTCGGGTATGGTGGGGTTCTGGACTACACAAACCCGCTCTCCATCCTGCTCTCTGCCATTTCAGGAGGCGTTCTGATGGGCCTGGGCGTAGGGCTTGTGCTGCGCAGTGGTGCAAACACCGGCGGTACGGACATTCTCGGCCAGATCTTGGCCCGTTACACCCCGCTCTCCATGGGGACTTCCCTCTTCTTGGTCGATGCAGTCATCATAGCCGCGAGTGCCTTCATCTTCAGCTTGGAAATGGCCCTCTATGCCATCATGACCGTGTATATCGTATCGGTCACCATCGACCGGGTGGTACTCTCCTTCGGCACGCGATCGGCAAAAACTGTCTTCATCATCAGCGAAAAGCGCAAGGAGATCGAAACAGCAATTCTGGAAGAGCTCGGACATGGGGGAACCATCCTCTACGGCAGCGGTATGTACACCGGGTTTGACCGTCCGGTCATCATGACCGTGGTGGCCAACAACAAGATCGGGGCATTGACGAACATCGTCCACCGCAATGACAGACTTGCATTCATGGTTGTCCAGGAGGCATACAAAGTCCTCGGTGAGGGATTCACCCCCATCGAGGAAGCTGCATGGGCAGGACTTTCGGATGTAACACAGAAACGGAAAAAGAGCCGTTAGTTCCAGAGTTTCTCAGGATAGATTCCCAGCTTCACCTTTTGGGCAAGCTGGTTCTTCACATTCTCACGATCCTCACTGTAGGTCATTCCGAACCAGGTCTCCTGGGTGGAGTAGAACTTGAGGCGGCCTTCCTTGTTGGTGACCATGGCACTTGTTCCGTTGGGCAGGTAGCACTCAGTCTTCTCAGTCTGGATATTCGCCTTGATGAAGGCATCCCAATAGGACGTGAAGCTTTCGAAAATGGTAGGGGCAAACCCAAAGAAGTTCATGGAGACCAGCTCCTTGCCGGTAAGCAACAGCTTTTCGTTCTCCCGGTAACTGACCACCTGGTCGCCTTCATACCCAATTTTGATATGCTCTTCCATGTCGACAAGGTAGCCATCCTTCACATTGCAGATGGCACGGCTTACGGTACCGCTGCGACTCATGGTATGGTCCAGGACATAGCCGACCATGGCATGTTCTGTGCTGTTCGGCTCAAGCGAAGAGAGGTGCTTGGCAAGGATGGAGAAGGATTCGCGCCCATAATAGTCATCGGCATTGATGACGGCAAACGGCTCGGCAATCGCATCCTTCGCACAAAGTACGGCATGAATGGTTCCCCACGGTTTCTTGCGCGCTGAGGAGAGCTGCTTCTGTTCCTCGCTGAGCAGGGAGTCTTGGTTCTGGAAGAGATACGAAGCGTCCATATTGCGGGCAATACGGTCAAACAGACGCTCCCGGAAGTCCTTCTCAATATCCTTTCGGATCATGAAAACCACTTTCCCAAACCCACTGTTCCGGGCATCGTACACCCCGTAGTCGAGCAGGGTTTCCCCATGGCTGCCCACGCTGTCAATCTGCTTGATGCCGCCATAACGGCTTCCCATTCCTGCTGCCAATACCAAGAGAGTCGGTTTCATCGTGTTAGCTCCTCAACGTGACTGAAGTTGCCCTGTATTGTAGACCTTGTTCCTCAGAAGAGTCAAACCGAAGCCAGTCCGATGTGTGGAAAAAACTGCGGGTGTGGAGTATGCTTGGCACATGAACAACCGAGAATGGTATGCAGAAGCACTGAAATTCTGCCAGCTTTCCCCCGCATGCGACACCTGT includes:
- a CDS encoding 2-hydroxyacid dehydrogenase, with the protein product MTRVAFFDTKPYDKVWFDRLCSEYDVEIVYFESKLNEKTSALAAGYEVVCAFVNDSITEAVIETLYAGGTRLLAMRCAGYNNIDFKAAFGKIHVVRVPAYSPYAVAEHAMALLLSSIRHTHHSYVRTREFNFSLNGLVGFDLHGKTIGVVGTGKIGRVFIDICKGFGMQVLAYDPYPDDKLGVTYCSFDQLCKDSDIISLHCPLTEETVHIINRESIAMMKDQVVLINTSRGALVDSQALLEGVRSKKIGAAALDVYEEEGEVFYEDKSTTILDDDVLMLLISMPNVLVTSHQAFLTREALGNISRTTLASIASYVKGDVMEHEICYQCDTCHKVIGQRCF
- a CDS encoding Fic family protein, which produces MKTSRVQACIDYIKFNHEAEGFEFSEEDDQSIRSILEEEVEADELIQRYIDTHGLSTVYHPPKDEFSCYPHTSSLVNYFSIKERTKLRKVEAYMANLRSAEMLTDSVQNTYDLAYLKSIHSRMFGDVYPSAGTIRTTTAAKRTVFCNPEFIESAAEDIFTRLRKDRYLCQMDRETFINDLAFYMGEVEALHPFRDGNGRAARLFFYQLSMNAGYDIDWSLVDADRLLEADISAIDGDYQLLIDVLEEVVI
- a CDS encoding TIGR00730 family Rossman fold protein; this translates as MNTIKTLAVFCGSSEGKNGIYAQGAQELGKAMYDRNLSLVYGGGNRGLMGLVAESLHTLGGKVIGVLPEALNRADVRIRKVESQLIIVPGMHERKARMYELADAFVALPGGIGTFEEILEVYTWLQLGYHHKPVALLNLGGFYDSLLSFLNHSCNEGFLQKELLSALIVETEVEKLLSHLEHWEANLPDKLGSHQ
- a CDS encoding YitT family protein, yielding MTKRQYHLLELFYITTGSFLTALGIALFSSPAKIASGGVSGIAIILYHTLGLDTGLSILILSVPLFLLGVAIFGRQYGAKSLAGTLLLSLFTSLLNAWVGYGGVLDYTNPLSILLSAISGGVLMGLGVGLVLRSGANTGGTDILGQILARYTPLSMGTSLFLVDAVIIAASAFIFSLEMALYAIMTVYIVSVTIDRVVLSFGTRSAKTVFIISEKRKEIETAILEELGHGGTILYGSGMYTGFDRPVIMTVVANNKIGALTNIVHRNDRLAFMVVQEAYKVLGEGFTPIEEAAWAGLSDVTQKRKKSR